Sequence from the Xiphophorus couchianus chromosome 23, X_couchianus-1.0, whole genome shotgun sequence genome:
CAACACGTTCTGACTACCAGCTCTGCCGAACTTAATGTCACTTTTTCTGGAGTCAGTCGTCCTGCACACCTCGTAATTGTACACATGTGGCAGAGTTCCTGTTCCCATAGTGTCTGAGTAACGAGGTGGATAATATGGAATCACAGGGAGGCTGGAGTGATACAGGATGCGAGACTGTCTCCATCTGTAGATCTTCACTGATATAATCACCACTAAGCAcgtgatgaagaggaaggaaaccaCAGCCAGAGCCAACACTAAGTAAAAAGTCAGGTTGTCATTATATTCCTTATCATGTGGAAAGTCACTGAACTCCGACAACACTTCAGGGAAGCTGTCCGCCACCGCCACGTTAACAATGACTGTAGCTGAACGAGAGGGCTGCCCGTTGTCCTCCACTATGACAGTCAGTCTTTGTTTCACAGCATCTTTATCAGTCACCTGACGGATAGTTCTTATTTCTCCATTCTGTAAGCCCACTTCAAACAGCGCTCTGTCTGTGGCTTTCTGTAGTTTATAGGAGAGCCAGGCATTCTGTCCAGAGTCCACATCCACAGCCACCACTTTAGTCACCAGGTAGCCCACATCTGCTGAACGAGGAACCATTtcagccaccatggagccaccagtCTGAACTGGATACAGAACCTGAGGTGGATTATCGTTCTGATCCTGAATCAGGATTTTCACAGTCACGTTGCTGCTCAGTGGAGGAGAGCCTCCATCTTGTGCTTTGACCACAAGCTGAAACTCTTTTATTTGCTCGTAATCAAATGACCGAACCGCGCTTAGAACTCCGGTTTCAACGTTTAAAGACACGTAAACAGAGACTGGATTTCCACCAACTTGTGTGTCTTCTAAAATATATGAGATTCTGGAGTTTTGGTTCCAGTCCGAGTCCCGCGCACTGACAGAAAATATTGAATAGCCAATTGGATTGTTTTCCATTACGTATGCAGAATAGCTACTTTTGTCAAACAACGGAGCGTTGTCGTTGACATCCGATATTGTAAGGCGCAAATCTGTTGACGATGACAGAGGAGGATAACCGAAATCAGTAGCAGTTACTGTTATGTTATACTCTGGGACAGATTCCCTATCTAAATCTTGATCTAAGACCAAATTGTAGTAGTTTGTTAGAGATGATTCAATTCTAAAAGGAAGTTTTCCAACTACAGAACATttaatttgaccatttttgtcAGAGTCAGcatctttaatgtttaaaatagcGACTGTTGTACCAGTAGGTGCATTCTCCACTATTGGACTGGAAAAAGACATCACACTTATTACTGGGGCATTGTCATTAATGTCAACTACATCAACTATAACTTTACTTGTGCCGATCAAGCCACCCTGATCTTTTGCCTCAACTCGCACCTCATATCTCCTCTGTTTCTCAAAATCTATTTCgccaaaaacataaactgtgcCCGTGATATTATCGATGCTAAAAACAGCCGCGGCACTCCCTTTCATTTTAgacaaactaaaagaaatgagcCCATTTGATCCGCTGTCAGCGTCTGTTGCGTCCACGGCAATAACACTTGTACCTTTAACagtgttttctaccacagtcgCTTTATAAACCGACTGATTAAATACTGGAATATTGTCATTGGCATCTAACACGGTCACATCTATATTCACTGATCCAGATCTCTGCGGAGTCCCTCCATCAACTGCGATTAGTTTCAAATGCAGATCGGGACGTTGTTCTCTGTCTAAAGCCTTCTGCAGCaccatttcaacatttttacttcCGTCTGTATTTACATGTTGCTTCAGTATAAAATTGTCGTTCGGTGATAAAACATAATCTTTCAACGCGTTTTGGCCTACATCTAAATCCTCTGCGGTCTGCAGCGGAAACTGCACCCCGACAGCAGCTGATTCGCTGACTTCAAACCTGATTGGTTTATCTTTGCTTGGAAAGACGGGAGCATGATCATTTATATCCAAAACCTCCACAGTGATTCTGTGCAGTTCCATCGGGTTTTCCAAAATCATCTCAAAGCTGAAGCTGCAAGGCGTAACATCTCCACAAAGCTGTTCTCGGTCTATTCTGTCGTTCACAAGGAGGATCCCTTTGTCTGCATTCAGCTCGGTGTAGTGAACGTTTTCTCCGGTCACAATACGGGCGCGTCCCGTTCGGAGCCGTTTTACATCCAAGCCGAGATCTTGCGCCACATTACCGATGACGGAGCCCTTCTTCAGTTCCTCTGGAACAGAATAGCGAATCTGTCCATCTACCATGTGaatgaaataaagcagaaaaacaagcagCCCCATTTGCCGTTGGGTCCCGGAAAATAGTCGCCATTTCATCCATGCGAAGGACACGCATTTTATATTCCCCGTCATTTAAAGGTATAAGCGATAACTGTCCAAATGATTCTTTACTCTGTCGCGGTTTAAAATgctatttgatgtttttctccaaaatatttCGATTTTCCAAGTCTTCTTTTGTCAGTGCAGTAGAGCTACTGCCTTGAATTTGTAACCAAGTAAAACGAAGCGCCTCCTCTGCACTTTCTGCATGAGGACAGCCTTAGTGACGAGATGCACAGAAAATCTTTTACAGACCAACAGCGTCGCTtagagtaagaaaaaaaaagtcaaacgaGGGCTAAAGACTGTAATACTCTTCAAGAAtctgtcatatatatatatatatatatatatatatatatatatatatatatatatatataaatcccTCAGTGTAGGATttaatgttgaatttaaatAGAAGAGGGagataaaacagataaaaataatgaagctagagtaaaatgaatgaatgtacAACCAAAGACCAATTGCTAACATCAAGACAGAAAACTTAGAAGCATGTAATCAAAGCGGAAATTACTTCCTGATAGCGCCAGAAAGTGATATAGCGATGACATGTAGTCTTGCTTTGACCATTATTTTTGGGGAATTAAAAAGGTGACCACGTGATGATTTATAACGTATGATAACTGATGCCTGTTCTCTTTTAACCAACACATCCAGACGCGACCACATCAGGCCAGCACATTTTCGGCAACATGGGCTTGTGGATGTTTTCAGAATTCCAattaagatttttatattttatattaatgctgaaaataattgtggcctttcttttctctcagaaATTCCACCATTTcgtgaaaataaaactgcaatgatGTCTTCAAATCTGTGCACGTTAGCGCCTAGAAGGTGTCTGCATAAAAATCAGAGAGTATATTTACGCCCCTGAGGGAGAATTTTCAGGACTAAACACATAAATGAGTTGACAGCACCTCAAATTTTTATCCCCTatatatttttgtccattttacGTTGTGTAGCGGCAAAGTCATCTAATGTAGAGAACTATTATTTTCAGAAGTATTTTAACTcttcttttcaaatgttttgtaaaatgacaGATAACTTATAGCAAAGAGGAAAGGCAGAATGCCTGAACTAACCTCTAGAGGAGAGTCGAGTTCATCCAGGATGCTCTTCTCACTTTGTATCCGTTGCATTGTTCCTGTAGAACTGGGATCCATTATCAACACGTTCTGACTACCAGCTCTGCCGAGCTTACAGTCACTCTTTCTGGAGTCAGTCGTCCTGCACACCTCGTAATTGTACACGTGTGGCAGAGTTCCTGTTCCCATAGTGTCTGAGTAACGAGGTGGATAATATGGAATCACAGGGAGGCTGGAGTGATACAGGATGCGAGACTGTCTCCATCTGTAGATCTTCACTGATATAATCACCACTAAACAcgtgatgaagaggaaggaaaccaCAGCCAGAGCCAATACTAAGTAAAAAGTCAGGTTGTCATTGTATTCCTTATCATGTGGAAAGTCACTGAACTCCGACAACACTTCAGGGAAGCTGTCCGCCACAGCCACGTTAACAATGACTGTAGCTGAACGAGAGGGCTGCCCGTTGTCCTCCACTATGACAGTCAGTCTTTGTTTCACAGCATCTTTATCAGTCACCTGACGGATAGTTCTTATTTCTCCATTCTGTAAGCCCACTTCAAACAGCGCTCTGTCTGTGGCTTTCTGTAGTTTATAGGAGAGCCAGGCATTCTGTCCAGAGTCCACATCCACAGCCACCACTTTAGTCACCAGGTAGCCCACATCTGCTGAACGAGGAACCATTtcagccaccatggagccaccagtCTGGACTGGATACAGAACCTGGGGTGGATTATCATTCTGATCCTGGATCAAGATTTTTACAGTCACGTTGCTGCTGAGAGGAGGAGAGCCTCCATCCTGCGCTCTGGTTACCAACACAAATTCTTTGATCTGTTCATAATCAAACGATTTAATGGCATGAACGACACCACTTTCTGAATTTACTGAAATATATTCAGAAATCGGGGACCCACCAATCTGTTTCTCTTCTAAAATGTAGGAAACCCTAGCATTTTGGTTTTCATCGGAATCTTTAGCACACAGAGTTAATATGGAGACGCCAGgagaattattttctttaact
This genomic interval carries:
- the LOC114138950 gene encoding protocadherin gamma-A11-like isoform X6, with protein sequence MTGNIKCVSFAWMKWRLFSGTQRQMGLLVFLLYFIHMVDGQIRYSVPEELKKGSVIGNVAQDLGLDVKRLRTGRARIVTGENVHYTELNADKGILLVNDRIDREQLCGDVTPCSFSFEMILENPMELHRITVEVLDINDHAPVFPSKDKPIRFEVSESAAVGVQFPLQTAEDLDVGQNALKDYVLSPNDNFILKQHVNTDGSKNVEMVLQKALDREQRPDLHLKLIAVDGGTPQRSGSVNIDVTVLDANDNIPVFNQSVYKATVVENTVKGTSVIAVDATDADSGSNGLISFSLSKMKGSAAAVFSIDNITGTVYVFGEIDFEKQRRYEVRVEAKDQGGLIGTSKVIVDVVDINDNAPVISVMSFSSPIVENAPTGTTVAILNIKDADSDKNGQIKCSVVGKLPFRIESSLTNYYNLVLDQDLDRESVPEYNITVTATDFGYPPLSSSTDLRLTISDVNDNAPLFDKSSYSAYVMENNPIGYSIFSVSARDSDWNQNSRISYILEDTQVGGNPVSVYVSLNVETGVLSAVRSFDYEQIKEFQLVVKAQDGGSPPLSSNVTVKILIQDQNDNPPQVLYPVQTGGSMVAEMVPRSADVGYLVTKVVAVDVDSGQNAWLSYKLQKATDRALFEVGLQNGEIRTIRQVTDKDAVKQRLTVIVEDNGQPSRSATVIVNVAVADSFPEVLSEFSDFPHDKEYNDNLTFYLVLALAVVSFLFITCLVVIISVKIYRWRQSRILYHSSLPVIPYYPPRYSDTMGTGTLPHVYNYEVCRTTDSRKSDIKFGRAGSQNVLIMDPSSTGTMQRIQSEKNILDEPDSPLEQKPPNNDWRFTQGQRPGPSGPHMPYGTHIRWTPKNGTRATGGPEVAMGTGPWPQPPTEAEQLQALMAAANEVSEATATLGPGTMGLSTRYSPQFTLQHVPDYRQNVYIPGSTATLTSNPQQQQATAQQATQQALPPPQASAQAEPPKAAQTPASKKKSTKKEKK